Proteins encoded together in one Acipenser ruthenus chromosome 22, fAciRut3.2 maternal haplotype, whole genome shotgun sequence window:
- the LOC117973643 gene encoding bifunctional apoptosis regulator-like isoform X2, which translates to MKGDADSEEFKSECWYNIESPHKASSSLISESEFSCHCCYHILLNPTTLNCGHSFCRHCLALWWESSRKTECPECRAKWEGFPKVNILLRDAVEKLFPQVVVERRGEVDSSPRIVQSLSAFQRYGEDQASQGLNPLSGHRPRGSSFFSGVLAALTCVAVVLLGYHWSSREAQQDLLLHKPVTKWTTEDVILWLEQLGPWASLYKERFLEEQVNGRLLMMLEEEEFAKSPFSIENHTHRKAVLMELERVKALGVKPPQNLWEYRAVNAGKSLFLVYALKSSPRLTLLYLYLFDYTETFLPFIHTSCPGSGDSAEEPDILTKHLLNDPSWTQWVEFLVKYSLLPYQLMAEFAWDWLAVHYWTSRFIIVNAMLLSVLEGFTLWRLWSRGELRALPHRMWSHFWKVSMQGLLVAIVWPMIPQFICNCLFYWALYFNPIINIDLVVKEVRRLETQGP; encoded by the exons ATGAAGGGGGATGCTGATTCTGAAGAATTTAAGTCCGAGTGCTGGTACAATATAGAAAGCCCCCACAAAGCTTCCAGCAGCCTGATCTCTGAAAGCGAGTTCTCCTGCCACTGCTGCTATCACATCCTGCTCAATCCCACCACCCTGAACTGCGGACACAGCTTCTGCAGGCACTGCCTGGCGCTCTGGTGGGAATCATCCCGGAAAACAGAGTGTCCGGAATGCAGGGCGAAATGGGAAGGCTTTCCCAAGGTCAACATCCTGCTGAG GGACGCAGTAGAGAAGCTGTTCCCTCAGGTTGTGGTGGAGAGGCGGGGTGAGGTTGACTCGAGCCCCAGGATTGTACAGAGCCTGTCTGCGTTCCAGAGGTACGGGGAGGACCAGGCTTCCCAGGGGCTGAACCCGCTCAGCGGGCACCGGCCGCGAGGGTCCAGCTTCTTCTCGGGGGTGCTCGCCGCCCTCACCTGCGTCGCA GTGGTGCTGCTTGGGTATCACTGGAGCAGCAGAGAGGCTCAGCAGGATCTTCTGCTCCATAAACCTGTGACAAAGTGGACCACAGAAGATGtcattctgtggctggagcagctgggaccctgggCTTCTCTTTATAAAGAGAGATTTCTGGAGGAGCAAGTGAATGGAAG ACTCCTAATGATGCTTGAAGAAGAGGAGTTTGCCAAAAGTCCCTTCAGCATTGAGAACCACACCCACAGGAAGGCAGTGCTGATGGAGCTGGAGAGAGTGAAAGCACTGGGAGTCAAGCCTCCTCAAAACCTCTGGGAGTACAGG GCTGTGAATGCTGGGAAGTCTCTGTTCCTGGTCTATGCCTTGAAGAGCTCTCCCCGCCTCACTCTGCTCTATCTGTACCTGTTTGACTACACTGAAACATTCCTACCCTTCATACACACCAGCTGCCCTGGCAGTGGGGACTCAGCTGAGGAGCCAGATATTCTAACAAAGCATTTG CTGAATGACCCCAGCTGGACGCAGTGGGTGGAGTTCCTTGTGAAGTACTCCCTCCTCCCGTACCAGCTGATGGCAGAGTTTGCCTGGGACTGGCTGGCTGTGCACTACTGGACGTCGCGCTTCATCATTGTCAATGCTATGCTGCTGTCTGTGCTGGAAGGCTTCACCCTCTGGAGGTTGTGGTCACGCGGGGAGCTCAG GGCTCTTCCTCATCGCATGTGGAGTCACTTCTGGAAAGTGTCAATGCAGGGGCTGCTTGTCGCCATTGTCTGGCCCATGATTCCACAGTTCATCTGCAACTGCTTGTTCTACTGGGCCCTGTACTTCAACCCCATCATAAACATTGACCTGGTGGTGAAAGAAGTGCGTCGCCTGGAGACGCAGGGGCCGTAA
- the pla2g10 gene encoding group 10 secretory phospholipase A2 isoform X1 encodes MPVRVTQLALTLQSFSTEDVCSASSANRTGNLCAYRWKRPLLPIMPALLLLLLLLSVYRAAFTEPLQRAHSIRKRGLLELAGVIKCSTGRSALAYIMYGCYCGLGGEGWPRDKADWCCHKHDCCYERAEQAGCKPKTDKYHWTCEDRVADCESLKDRCERMLCRCDREAAKCLRRAPYIPKYAVWPDFLCGYDHPTCSYY; translated from the exons ATGCCCGTGAGGGTTACACAGCTGGCTTTAACTTTGCAAAGCTTCTCCACAGAGGACGTCTGTTCAGCCTCGAGTGCAAACAGGACTGGAAACCTTTGCGCGTACCGCTGGAAACGTCCCCTGCTACCAATCATGCCCGCGCTGCTTCTGCTTCTGTTGCTGCTGTCTG TTTACAGGGCTGCCTTCACAGAGCCTCTCCAGAGGGCTCACAGCATTCGGAAGAGGGGTCTCTTGGAGCTGGCTGGCGTGATTAAGTGCAGCACGGGACGTTCTGCACTCGCCTACATCATGTATGGCTGCTACTGCGGGCTGGGGGGAGAAGGCTGGCCCAGGGACAAGGCGGACTG gTGTTGCCACAAGCACGACTGCTGCTACGAGAGGGCTGAGCAAGCAGGGTGCAAACCCAAGACTGACAAGTACCACTGGACATGTGAGGACAGGGTGGCAGACTGCG AGTCGCTGAAGGACAGATGTGAGAGAATGCTTTGCAGGTGCGACAGGGAAGCAGCGAAATGCTTACGCAGAGCTCCCTACATACCCAAGTACGCAGTATGGCCGGACTTCCTCTGTGGATATGACCACCCAACATGCAGCTACTACTAG
- the pla2g10 gene encoding group 10 secretory phospholipase A2 isoform X2, whose product MLQKRLIFVYRAAFTEPLQRAHSIRKRGLLELAGVIKCSTGRSALAYIMYGCYCGLGGEGWPRDKADWCCHKHDCCYERAEQAGCKPKTDKYHWTCEDRVADCESLKDRCERMLCRCDREAAKCLRRAPYIPKYAVWPDFLCGYDHPTCSYY is encoded by the exons ATGCTTCAGAAAAGGCTTATCTTTG TTTACAGGGCTGCCTTCACAGAGCCTCTCCAGAGGGCTCACAGCATTCGGAAGAGGGGTCTCTTGGAGCTGGCTGGCGTGATTAAGTGCAGCACGGGACGTTCTGCACTCGCCTACATCATGTATGGCTGCTACTGCGGGCTGGGGGGAGAAGGCTGGCCCAGGGACAAGGCGGACTG gTGTTGCCACAAGCACGACTGCTGCTACGAGAGGGCTGAGCAAGCAGGGTGCAAACCCAAGACTGACAAGTACCACTGGACATGTGAGGACAGGGTGGCAGACTGCG AGTCGCTGAAGGACAGATGTGAGAGAATGCTTTGCAGGTGCGACAGGGAAGCAGCGAAATGCTTACGCAGAGCTCCCTACATACCCAAGTACGCAGTATGGCCGGACTTCCTCTGTGGATATGACCACCCAACATGCAGCTACTACTAG
- the LOC117973643 gene encoding bifunctional apoptosis regulator-like isoform X1, translating to MKGDADSEEFKSECWYNIESPHKASSSLISESEFSCHCCYHILLNPTTLNCGHSFCRHCLALWWESSRKTECPECRAKWEGFPKVNILLRDAVEKLFPQVVVERRGEVDSSPRIVQSLSAFQRYGEDQASQGLNPLSGHRPRGSSFFSGVLAALTCVAVVLLGYHWSSREAQQDLLLHKPVTKWTTEDVILWLEQLGPWASLYKERFLEEQVNGRLLMMLEEEEFAKSPFSIENHTHRKAVLMELERVKALGVKPPQNLWEYRAVNAGKSLFLVYALKSSPRLTLLYLYLFDYTETFLPFIHTSCPGSGDSAEEPDILTKHLLNDPSWTQWVEFLVKYSLLPYQLMAEFAWDWLAVHYWTSRFIIVNAMLLSVLEGFTLWRLWSRGELSRALPHRMWSHFWKVSMQGLLVAIVWPMIPQFICNCLFYWALYFNPIINIDLVVKEVRRLETQGP from the exons ATGAAGGGGGATGCTGATTCTGAAGAATTTAAGTCCGAGTGCTGGTACAATATAGAAAGCCCCCACAAAGCTTCCAGCAGCCTGATCTCTGAAAGCGAGTTCTCCTGCCACTGCTGCTATCACATCCTGCTCAATCCCACCACCCTGAACTGCGGACACAGCTTCTGCAGGCACTGCCTGGCGCTCTGGTGGGAATCATCCCGGAAAACAGAGTGTCCGGAATGCAGGGCGAAATGGGAAGGCTTTCCCAAGGTCAACATCCTGCTGAG GGACGCAGTAGAGAAGCTGTTCCCTCAGGTTGTGGTGGAGAGGCGGGGTGAGGTTGACTCGAGCCCCAGGATTGTACAGAGCCTGTCTGCGTTCCAGAGGTACGGGGAGGACCAGGCTTCCCAGGGGCTGAACCCGCTCAGCGGGCACCGGCCGCGAGGGTCCAGCTTCTTCTCGGGGGTGCTCGCCGCCCTCACCTGCGTCGCA GTGGTGCTGCTTGGGTATCACTGGAGCAGCAGAGAGGCTCAGCAGGATCTTCTGCTCCATAAACCTGTGACAAAGTGGACCACAGAAGATGtcattctgtggctggagcagctgggaccctgggCTTCTCTTTATAAAGAGAGATTTCTGGAGGAGCAAGTGAATGGAAG ACTCCTAATGATGCTTGAAGAAGAGGAGTTTGCCAAAAGTCCCTTCAGCATTGAGAACCACACCCACAGGAAGGCAGTGCTGATGGAGCTGGAGAGAGTGAAAGCACTGGGAGTCAAGCCTCCTCAAAACCTCTGGGAGTACAGG GCTGTGAATGCTGGGAAGTCTCTGTTCCTGGTCTATGCCTTGAAGAGCTCTCCCCGCCTCACTCTGCTCTATCTGTACCTGTTTGACTACACTGAAACATTCCTACCCTTCATACACACCAGCTGCCCTGGCAGTGGGGACTCAGCTGAGGAGCCAGATATTCTAACAAAGCATTTG CTGAATGACCCCAGCTGGACGCAGTGGGTGGAGTTCCTTGTGAAGTACTCCCTCCTCCCGTACCAGCTGATGGCAGAGTTTGCCTGGGACTGGCTGGCTGTGCACTACTGGACGTCGCGCTTCATCATTGTCAATGCTATGCTGCTGTCTGTGCTGGAAGGCTTCACCCTCTGGAGGTTGTGGTCACGCGGGGAGCTCAG CAGGGCTCTTCCTCATCGCATGTGGAGTCACTTCTGGAAAGTGTCAATGCAGGGGCTGCTTGTCGCCATTGTCTGGCCCATGATTCCACAGTTCATCTGCAACTGCTTGTTCTACTGGGCCCTGTACTTCAACCCCATCATAAACATTGACCTGGTGGTGAAAGAAGTGCGTCGCCTGGAGACGCAGGGGCCGTAA
- the LOC117973642 gene encoding poly(A)-specific ribonuclease PARN-like, whose product MEVTRKNFKECLNTIYTAIQEAEFLAIDGEFSGISDGPSVSALTNGLDTPEERYQKLKKHSMDFLLFQFGLCAFKYNHAEAKYIIKSFNFYVFPKPLNRSSPDIKFVCQSSSIDFLANQGFDFNKVFCCGIPYLNQEEEGQLREQYEERRSQSNGAGTPSFMSPNSCKGPVVIPEEHRAFIERVVEKVESLSNSAEQSSVQLDPCTGFQRKLIYQTLNWKFSKGIHVETMETEKKERCILISKVDEDERKKRERQKQEKEQGELTDAVGFSRVIHAISKSGKLVVGHNMLLDVMHTIHQFYCPLPEELNGFKEVTLCVFPRLLDTKLMASTHPFKELILNTPLAELEKRLKEAPFKSPKVDSAEGFLSYNTASEQLHEAGYDAYITGLCFISMANFLGSFLSPPKPHISARSKLIEPFFNKLFLMRIVDIPYLNLSGPDLQPKRDHVLYVTFPKEWKTSDLYQLFSAFGNIQVSWIDDTSAFVSLGQVDQVQIAVNTSRYAESYRIQTYAEYMESRLQEKQGKRKCSEDSWRELESWRALALPAGSGFNSNNNEVAPGKRSMSPIQEELGSDELEEGEIDRDGTSSWTSAVPARRKTTNKHKKIRTDPGPNPAGSTGLFEVPQVW is encoded by the exons atggaagtaacCAGGAAAA ATTTTAAAGAGTGTCTGAATACGATATACACCGCGATACAAGAAGCCGAGTTCCTAGCCATCGATGGAGAATTTTCAG GTATCAGTGACGGCCCCTCCGTGAGTGCTTTGACGAATGGTCTGGACACGCCAGAAGAGCGCTATCAGAAACTGAAAAAG CATTCCATGGACTTCCTGCTGTTTCAGTTCggtctctgtgcttttaaatacaaCCATGCAGAAGCCAA atacaTCATTAAGTCTTTTAACTTTTATGTTTTTCCAAAGCCGTTGAACAGAAGCTCCCCGGATATCAAGTTTGTCTGTCAG AGTTCAAGTATAGACTTTCTGGCCAATCAGGGATTTGATTTCAACAAAGTGTTTTGTTGTG GTATCCCCTATCTGAaccaggaggaggaggggcagcTGAGGGAGCAGTACGAGGAGAGGCGGTCTCAGTCCAACGGAGCGGGAACCCCCTCCTTCATGTCCCCCAACTCCTGCAAGGGGCCGGTTGTCATTCCAGAGGAGCACAGAGCCTTCATAGAGAGAGTCGT AGAGAAAGTTGAAAGCTTGTCAAACAGCGCAGAACAATCCAGTGTGCAGCTGGACCCTTGTACTGG GTTTCAGAGGAAGCTAATTTATCAGACCTTGAACTGGAA ATTTTCCAAAGGCATTCATGTAGAAACCATGGAAACAGAGAAG aAAGAGCGCTGCATTTTAATCAGCAAAGTGGATGAGGatgaaagaaaaaagagagaacggCAGAAGCAGGAGAAGGAACAg ggagaACTTACTGATGCTGTGGGCTTCTCCAGAGTGATTCATGCCATTTCCAAATCG GGCAAGCTGGTCGTGGGTCACAACATGCTGCTGGATGTCATGCACACCATCCATCAGTTTTACTGCCCGCTCCCCGAG GAGCTGAATGGTTTTAAAGAAGTGACGTTGTGTGTGTTTCCCAG gcTTTTAGACACCAAACTCATGGCAAGCACGCACCCATTTAAG GAGCTCATTCTCAACACGCCTCTCGCAGAGCTGGAAAAGAGGTTAAAAGAAGCGCCTTTCAAGTCCCCGAAAGTTG ACAGCGCCGAGGGGTTCCTGAGCTACAACACTGCCTCGGAGCAGCTGCACGAAGCCGGTTACGATGCCTACATCACTGGGCTCTGCTTCATCTCCATGGCCAACTTCTTGG GTTCATTCCTCAGCCCTCCTAAACCACACATTTCTGCCAGATCGAAGCTCATTGAACCCTTTTTCAACAA ACTCTTCCTCATGAGAATCGTTGACATCCCCTACCTCAACCTGAGTGGGCCTGACT TGCAGCCAAAGCGAGACCACGTCCTTTACGTCACGTTTCCCAAAGAGTGGAAGACGAGCGATCTCTACCAGCTCTTCAGTGCCTTCG GTAACATTCAGGTGTCCTGGATTGATGACACCTCAGCGTTCGTGTCCCTGGGGCAAGTGGATCAGGTGCAGATCG CTGTGAACACCAGCAGGTACGCGGAGAGCTACCGCATCCAGACCTACGCGGAGTACATGGAGAGCAGACTGCAGGAGAAGCAAGGCAAGAGGAAGTGCTCAGAGGACAGCTGGAGggagctggagagctggagagctCTTGCACTGCCAGCCGGCTCCGGGTTCAACAGCAATAACAACGA AGTTGCTCCGGGGAAGAGAAGCATGAGCCCCATTCAGGAGGAGCTGGGCTCGGATGAACTGGAGGAGGGCGAGATCGACCGGGACGGAACCAGTAGCTGGACCAGCGCCGTGCCCGCGCGCCGCAAGACGACCAACAAGCACAAAAAGATCAGGACCGACCCGG GTCCCAACCCTGCCGGCTCCACAGGGCTGTTTGAAGTCCCGCAGGTCTGGTAG